The following are encoded in a window of Sphaerisporangium siamense genomic DNA:
- a CDS encoding amino acid ABC transporter permease: MTDQSTAAGSAGPAGPAPGRARMSPRKRQRISRGVQYAVLVAAVVVLALLVNWQGLAQNFAKLDVAEQALPDVFTVALKNTIIYTVGGFVFGSLGGLLLALMRLSSVRPYRWIATVYIEIFRGLPALLIFLLILFLPLALPGFEVPGGTYGQGILGLTVVSAAYMAETLRAGLQAVPKGQMEAARSLGMSHARGMISVVIPQALRIVIPPTTNQFVALLKDSSLVLFLGVSGEYVELTKFGNDLASTTANATPIMVVGLTYLMVTIPLGYLAGRLEKRQAKGR; this comes from the coding sequence ATGACCGACCAGTCCACGGCGGCCGGGTCCGCCGGCCCTGCCGGGCCCGCGCCCGGCAGGGCGCGGATGAGCCCGCGCAAGAGGCAGCGCATCAGCCGCGGCGTCCAGTACGCGGTGCTGGTCGCCGCGGTCGTCGTGCTCGCGCTCCTCGTCAACTGGCAGGGACTGGCCCAGAACTTCGCCAAGCTCGACGTGGCGGAGCAGGCCCTGCCGGACGTCTTCACGGTCGCGCTCAAGAACACCATCATCTACACCGTCGGAGGCTTCGTCTTCGGCTCGCTGGGCGGTCTGCTGCTCGCCCTCATGCGGCTGTCCTCCGTGCGGCCCTACCGCTGGATCGCCACCGTCTACATCGAGATCTTCCGCGGCCTGCCCGCGCTGCTGATCTTCCTGCTCATCCTGTTCCTGCCGCTGGCCCTGCCGGGCTTCGAGGTGCCCGGCGGCACCTACGGCCAGGGCATCCTGGGCCTGACGGTGGTCAGCGCCGCCTACATGGCCGAGACGCTGCGCGCCGGCCTGCAGGCCGTGCCGAAGGGCCAGATGGAGGCGGCGCGCTCGCTCGGCATGTCGCACGCGCGGGGCATGATCTCCGTCGTGATCCCGCAGGCGCTGCGCATCGTGATCCCGCCGACGACCAACCAGTTCGTCGCGCTGCTCAAGGACTCCTCGCTGGTGCTGTTCCTCGGGGTGAGCGGCGAGTACGTCGAGCTGACCAAGTTCGGCAACGACCTCGCCTCCACCACGGCCAACGCCACGCCCATCATGGTCGTGGGCCTGACATATCTGATGGTGACGATCCCGCTCGGCTACCTGGCGGGCCGTCTGGAAAAGCGTCAGGCGAAGGGACGGTGA
- a CDS encoding amino acid ABC transporter ATP-binding protein: MAHAVEIKHLHKSFGPLEVLKGVDFTVDQGQVVCVIGPSGSGKSTLLRCVNLLEQPTKGTVVVGGVELTDPDVDIDAARRRLGMVFQSFNLFPHMTVLQNVVIAQRRVLRRGRQEAERVARENLDKVGVGAKWDSYPPQLSGGQQQRVAIARALAMDPDLMLFDEPTSALDPELVGDVLSVMRKLAQDGMTMLVVTHEMSFAREVADRVVFMDGGVIVEEGPPEQVIGDPRHARTRAFLRRVLDPTHSDDDGPAEETATRPSGA, from the coding sequence GTGGCCCACGCGGTCGAGATCAAGCACCTGCACAAGTCGTTCGGCCCCCTGGAGGTCCTGAAGGGCGTCGACTTCACCGTCGACCAGGGCCAGGTGGTCTGCGTCATCGGCCCGTCCGGCTCGGGCAAGTCGACGCTGTTGCGCTGCGTGAACCTGCTCGAACAGCCCACCAAGGGCACGGTCGTGGTCGGCGGCGTCGAGCTGACCGACCCCGATGTCGACATCGACGCCGCCCGGCGCAGGCTCGGCATGGTGTTCCAGTCGTTCAACCTCTTCCCGCACATGACGGTCCTGCAGAACGTCGTGATCGCCCAGCGGCGGGTGCTCCGGCGCGGCAGGCAGGAGGCCGAGCGCGTCGCCCGCGAGAACCTCGACAAGGTCGGCGTCGGCGCCAAGTGGGACTCCTACCCTCCCCAGCTCTCCGGCGGCCAGCAGCAGCGGGTGGCCATCGCCAGGGCCCTGGCCATGGACCCCGACCTGATGCTCTTCGACGAGCCGACCTCCGCCCTGGACCCCGAGCTGGTCGGCGACGTGCTGTCGGTGATGCGCAAGCTCGCCCAGGACGGCATGACGATGCTGGTGGTCACCCACGAGATGAGCTTCGCGCGCGAGGTGGCCGACCGCGTGGTGTTCATGGACGGCGGCGTGATCGTCGAGGAGGGCCCGCCGGAGCAGGTGATCGGCGACCCGCGGCACGCGCGCACGCGCGCGTTCCTCAGGAGGGTGCTGGACCCGACGCACTCCGACGACGACGGCCCGGCGGAGGAGACGGCCACCAGGCCCTCAGGGGCCTGA
- a CDS encoding ABC transporter substrate-binding protein, which yields MTCTNLPYEPFQFKDGADVVGFDVDIVDLAAKKLGVKQDIVDIDFAVIKSGAALNAGKCDVAAAGMTITDERKKNMLFSEPYFDATQALLAKKGSGVKSLADVKAKGLKLGAQASTTGLDYVKKQGLNPTEYADSPKELLGLQSGQADVIVQDLPVVLTWLKKPEIADKFELAASLDTGEQYGIGMKLGNDALAKVINEEIAKAKSDGTYEQIYVKWFGKKPGELGTS from the coding sequence ATGACGTGCACCAACCTGCCGTACGAGCCCTTCCAGTTCAAGGACGGCGCGGACGTCGTCGGCTTCGACGTCGACATCGTCGACCTGGCGGCCAAGAAGCTCGGTGTGAAGCAGGACATCGTGGACATCGACTTCGCGGTGATCAAGAGCGGCGCGGCCCTGAACGCCGGCAAGTGCGACGTCGCCGCGGCGGGCATGACGATCACCGACGAGCGCAAGAAGAACATGCTCTTCTCCGAGCCCTACTTCGACGCCACGCAGGCCCTGCTCGCCAAGAAGGGCAGCGGCGTCAAGTCGCTCGCCGACGTCAAGGCCAAAGGCCTGAAGCTCGGCGCCCAGGCCTCCACGACCGGCCTCGACTACGTCAAGAAGCAGGGCCTCAACCCGACCGAGTACGCCGACTCGCCCAAGGAACTGCTCGGCCTGCAGTCCGGCCAGGCCGACGTCATCGTCCAGGACCTGCCCGTCGTGCTCACCTGGCTCAAGAAGCCCGAGATCGCCGACAAGTTCGAACTGGCCGCGAGCCTCGACACCGGCGAGCAGTACGGCATCGGCATGAAGCTCGGCAACGACGCCCTGGCCAAGGTGATCAACGAGGAGATCGCCAAGGCGAAGTCCGACGGCACCTACGAGCAGATCTACGTCAAGTGGTTCGGTAAGAAGCCCGGCGAGCTCGGAACCTCCTGA
- a CDS encoding DUF4352 domain-containing protein, with protein MRAPIFVLGLAAALLASGCTSTPAAPATPSAKPSPTYVVPAGTARPGETVITAKPVVDGQMRFRVLGFQDGMPSVVGSHAEWNAKGQYARVRVLIESTDRTNQKFDAGQQLLVAADGRVFHVDDFTQAIKRQPDEIPVGSFVRMEFDLWYDVPKDARITAIRFVADPPLGAIGPSKGVDVPLR; from the coding sequence GTGCGGGCACCGATCTTCGTTCTCGGCCTCGCGGCCGCGCTGCTGGCCTCGGGATGCACCTCCACGCCCGCCGCCCCCGCCACACCGTCGGCGAAACCCTCCCCCACGTACGTGGTCCCGGCCGGGACCGCGCGCCCCGGCGAGACGGTGATCACGGCCAAGCCGGTGGTCGACGGGCAGATGCGCTTCCGCGTGCTCGGCTTCCAGGACGGCATGCCGAGCGTCGTCGGCAGCCACGCCGAGTGGAACGCCAAGGGACAGTACGCCCGGGTGCGCGTGCTCATCGAGAGCACCGACCGCACCAACCAGAAGTTCGACGCCGGACAACAACTGCTGGTCGCGGCCGACGGGCGCGTCTTCCACGTCGACGACTTCACCCAGGCGATCAAGCGCCAGCCCGACGAGATCCCCGTCGGCAGCTTCGTGCGCATGGAGTTCGACCTCTGGTACGACGTGCCCAAGGACGCCAGGATCACCGCGATCCGCTTCGTCGCCGACCCGCCGCTCGGCGCCATCGGCCCGTCCAAGGGCGTCGACGTCCCCCTGCGCTGA